The stretch of DNA TGCTGGCTGAAGAGATTAATAGGCAGGGATTAACAGAGCAAATACACCTTAAAATAGGCATTTTTGGGTCTGAGCGCTGGGGAGAAAAGATGCGTCTAAGAATTGAACAGCTCCTTAACATAGAATCCTTTGATATATATGGGTTGACAGAAATATATGGACCTGGAATAGGCCTTGACTGCAGGTATCATCAGGGGATGCATTACTGGTCAGATTATCTCTTTATGGAAATTATAGACCCCGTTACAGGAGATTCAGTGCCCCCGGGAGAGCTGGGGGAGCTTGTCATAACAACCCTTACCAAGGAAGCCATGCCCCTAATTCGTTATCGAACCAGAGACCTGACTAGATTAATCCTGGAGCCATGTCCCTGCGGCTCTCCACATCCACGCCTGGATAGGATAATGGGCAGAAGTGATGACATGATTAAGGTCAAGGGAATTAATATATATCCCGGCCAGATTGATACCATATTGAAGGAAGTGCAAGGGTTAAGCAGTGAATACCAGGTTTATCTAAGCAGAAAAGATGGACGGGACATTATGATGCTCAAGGTAGAGAAGGAAAAAGTCACATCTGCCTGCAACCTTGATAAGAAGCTGGAAAACCTGTTTAAGAGTAAAATAGGAATCCAAATTACAGCCCAGGTGGTAGAGTACGGCATCCTGCCCAGAAGTGAAAAAAAGACTAAAAGAATTTATGATGAAAGATAAATTTCCAAATTATATAAGTTCAAATTATATAAGTTCAAATTATATGAGTCCAGATTGGGTCCGGGGTATAAGCCCAAGGGCTCTAATTTTTTGCCTGATATGACAAATAATATGACATAAATATACCTAAATAAATATACCTAAATTCCTTAAATTACATCTATAAATTACCATTAAATCCATTAATTAATCTTTAATTGGGCCAACTTTAAGCTAATAATGTATATTTTTGTAGAAACAAGGCTAAAATAACTTGTGAACGGCCCAATTAGAAAAAGTTGCCAATTTAATTACTATAAACTTAAAATTTGATAAGAGGTGAAGTTGATGTATCACCATAAGCTAAAAATGATCCTTGGCATTCTGCTGGGAATATTCATGGTTATAGCTTTTACAGCTTCTGATGTATCAGCTAATGATATTAACACCATGACACAGCAGCTGCTGTCGTCAGGACAGGTAGATCCTGATACAGCGGCAAGGGTCAATACCTATACAGCCTTGTATCAGGTAAAGCCAGGAGATACTTTATGGGACATTGCTTACAAGTATGGAACAGACTGGGAAATAATTGCAGCAATGAACAATTTATCCCAAAATTCTATTAGACCAGGACAGGTACTGGTGCTTCCAGTAGAGAGAGAAGTAGTCTACACAGTACAAAGGGGCGATTTTTTAAACAAGATTGCTGGAATGTTTAATGTAACAGTGGATGAAATTGCAAGGGTTAATGGAATAAAAAATCCAAATATTTTAGCCATTGGGCAGGAGCTTATTATTCCAGGAGTCCAAAACTCATTTCCTGTAGCTAGTTCTGACAATACCAGACTCAGGAGTGTAGCGACAGCCAATCGTGGTTCAGCAGTTAACTTTTTATGGCCGTGTGTGGGCCAAATAACTTCTACTTTTGGGCCGAGAAATAATGGTTTTCACCATGGATTGGATATTGCTGCCCCAAGAGGGGTAGATGTAAAGGCTGCACGCAGCGGCAGGGTAGAATTTGCCGGCTGGCTTAATGTCTATGGAAGGACAGTAATAATTAACCATGGAAATGGCTATCAAACACTCTATGCACATAATAATCAGCTTCTGGTAAGAGAGGGCCAAAACGTGGTGGCTGGAGAAAGGATTGCTACTATTGGAGCAACTGGCAATGCCACAGGACCCCATGTGCATTTTGAGGTAATAGTTGATGGTAAAAGGGTTGATCCCATGAGGTTTTTAAGAAACTAAATAAGTTGGGGACATTCCTGTCGTGAAAGATGGCAGTATTCGACAGGTGTGTCCCCTTTCCTTACGTGGGACATTCCTGTCGTGAGAGATGGCAGTATTCGACAGGTGTGTCCCCTTTCCTTAAATCCCCTGGATATTTTCTGTTTGCAAAGCAATTTTTTCTATGCTATAATATCAACAGTTTGTTAAACAACACATATATTAGGGGAAAGGGGTGTGCTTTAGATGAAAAAAGATATTCACCCAAAATATGAGGCAACAACAATAACTTGTGCATGTGGTATGGTTATTGATACCAAATCTACTAGTAAAGACATTAGGGTCGAATTATGCTCAAAATGCCATCCTTTCTACACCGGTTCAAAGCAGCGTATGGTTGAAAAAGGTGGCCGGGTTGAAAGATTTAAAAAGAAATACGGTATGGATGGGTAACAATAACGGAGCACCTGCTCCGTTTTTTGCTGTTAAATTGTTTTTGTTCTTATATAGGTTCTGATATAATAATTCAGTAAACCTCTATCACCTGGGGTGGAGGTTAGGGATAAACATCAGTATGATTAAGGGTATACTAAGGATAGCATTATATAGTTAGAGGTGAAGATAAATGTTTGACAAGTTGGAAAGCATAGAAAAAAAGTATGATGAATTGACCATGATGATGACAGATACAAATGTTCTATCAAATCAAAAGGAGCTGCAGAGGGTTGCTAAAGCCCATTCCGATCTCCAGGAGATTGTCAGTACTTACCGTGCTTATAAAAAAGCTGAAAGAGATTATATTGAGGCTGATAGTCTTATAAAAGAAGGAGGCCTTGAGCCTGACTTTAAAGAAATGGTAGAAATGGAAAAGGAAGAAGCGGCAGAAACCAAGAAAAACCTTACTGAAAAACTGAGAATTCTTCTTTTGCCCAAGGATCCTAACGATAGTAAAAACGTTATCATGGAGATTAGAGCTGGAGCAGGTGGAGATGAAGCTGCCCTATTTGCAGGAGATTTATTTAAGCTCTATGTTAAATATGCTGAAAACAAGGGCTGGAAAGTAGAGGTCTTAAGCGCTCATGAAACGGATATTGGAGGCTTTAAAGAGGTTGCATTCTTAATTGAGGGTAATGGGGCCTACAGCCTGTTAAAATATGAAAGTGGAGTTCATAGGGTTCAAAGAATTCCTTCAACAGAATCGGGAGGCAGAATCCATACATCTACTGCAACTGTTGCGGTTTTGCCTGAGGCTGAAGAAGTGGATGTTGAGATTGACCCTAATGACCTAAGGATAGATGTGTTCTGTTCAAGTGGCCCTGGCGGTCAGTCAGTAAATACTACCCAATCTGCCGTTAGGGTTACACATATACCTTCAGGTATAGTTGTATCCTGTCAGGATGAAAAATCCCAGCTAAAGAATAAGGAAAAGGCTCTAAAGGTACTAAGGGCCAAGCTTTATGAAAAAGCCCAGGAAGAACAGCAGCAGGCAATGGCAGGAAACAGAAAGAGCCAGGTAGGCACTGGTGACAGAAGTGAAAGGATACGCACCTTTAATTACCCACAGGGCAGGGTAACTGATCATAGAATAGGCTTGACACTACACAAGCTTGACATGATACTCCTGGGAGATATACAAGAGATTATTGATGCCCTGATAGCTCATGATCAGTCAGAGCAGCTAAAAGACGTGGAGTAACACTCTTAAAACCAGTAGTAAAATGTAGTGAGAAAAAACCAAA from Desulfitibacter alkalitolerans DSM 16504 encodes:
- a CDS encoding phenylacetate--CoA ligase family protein, with the translated sequence MALPAEIVEKRQGFTRQFPGRKAADLLNRMYSNSSFYRQNLINSGFRPERPELDISYEEFTQLPFTEKHELREGDPLAMLAVSEEDVVRIHSSSGTTGKPVVIPYTQGDVNDWAEMMKRCYEMAGVTKKDRVHITPGYGLWTAGIGFQAGVERLGAMAIPMGPGNTEKQLEMMVDLKSSVLIGTSSYGLLLAEEINRQGLTEQIHLKIGIFGSERWGEKMRLRIEQLLNIESFDIYGLTEIYGPGIGLDCRYHQGMHYWSDYLFMEIIDPVTGDSVPPGELGELVITTLTKEAMPLIRYRTRDLTRLILEPCPCGSPHPRLDRIMGRSDDMIKVKGINIYPGQIDTILKEVQGLSSEYQVYLSRKDGRDIMMLKVEKEKVTSACNLDKKLENLFKSKIGIQITAQVVEYGILPRSEKKTKRIYDER
- the prfA gene encoding peptide chain release factor 1 — translated: MFDKLESIEKKYDELTMMMTDTNVLSNQKELQRVAKAHSDLQEIVSTYRAYKKAERDYIEADSLIKEGGLEPDFKEMVEMEKEEAAETKKNLTEKLRILLLPKDPNDSKNVIMEIRAGAGGDEAALFAGDLFKLYVKYAENKGWKVEVLSAHETDIGGFKEVAFLIEGNGAYSLLKYESGVHRVQRIPSTESGGRIHTSTATVAVLPEAEEVDVEIDPNDLRIDVFCSSGPGGQSVNTTQSAVRVTHIPSGIVVSCQDEKSQLKNKEKALKVLRAKLYEKAQEEQQQAMAGNRKSQVGTGDRSERIRTFNYPQGRVTDHRIGLTLHKLDMILLGDIQEIIDALIAHDQSEQLKDVE
- the rpmE gene encoding 50S ribosomal protein L31, yielding MKKDIHPKYEATTITCACGMVIDTKSTSKDIRVELCSKCHPFYTGSKQRMVEKGGRVERFKKKYGMDG
- a CDS encoding peptidoglycan DD-metalloendopeptidase family protein, with product MYHHKLKMILGILLGIFMVIAFTASDVSANDINTMTQQLLSSGQVDPDTAARVNTYTALYQVKPGDTLWDIAYKYGTDWEIIAAMNNLSQNSIRPGQVLVLPVEREVVYTVQRGDFLNKIAGMFNVTVDEIARVNGIKNPNILAIGQELIIPGVQNSFPVASSDNTRLRSVATANRGSAVNFLWPCVGQITSTFGPRNNGFHHGLDIAAPRGVDVKAARSGRVEFAGWLNVYGRTVIINHGNGYQTLYAHNNQLLVREGQNVVAGERIATIGATGNATGPHVHFEVIVDGKRVDPMRFLRN